The window ACATGACAGAAGTGGCTGCGTTACGATTTCATATATGCCTTAAGGCCGAATAGGTCAGAGTTGGTTCACCCATTTAATTGTATATGTTGAAGCAAGATGAAAGCACTTATGATATAAAGACCTAAGATCTGGTGATGATATACAAtttgactgatttgggctcaaatcgTGATTTCTCTCAGTTTATAAggttaacttttttttattaagatCACTTGCTAGCTATTGTTGGTTTTTCTTTGTTCTATCTCTGACACTGGGGTTAGTCTCTTACTCTAATCCATTTTATGGAAAGCATATTTTCTTCTGGTAGATttggttttttcttttaatcataGTGCTGGGGTTGTTGATTTCCATTTCTCATGATTTTTATACTGTCAAAACCATGATAGTGTGCTCCTTTAAGCAAAGTTAATTACTCACAAACTTCCTTTTTAGGTTGAGCAATGTGAATAGCTAGTTGTGGGCTCATACATCTTTTTGTGTTGTTTTCTATTTGGATGATGTGAAACATGGGTTTTCTTGACAATGCCATTctctacattttcttttttacatTTCCAGATAGTTCCTTAAGCAGAAATATTGTAAAAGATAAACAGCTTAACATGAAAATGAGACAGTCTTCTCCGGAAATTCAGTTTGCAACGAGAACAGGCATTGACACTTAGTTGATTTTATTCCCTAAATATTAAACTTTTGTCAAAATGCTACGTTTGTTATAGAACTGTGTTTTGCCCCTTTTTTCCATGAACACATTGGCCTTAAGTCGGGTTTTGTTTGCATCTGTCTTTGCATTTTACATCATGTAACCTTTTCCTTATTTCCTATCACATATTGTTTCCTCCgtcaaataataaattatttgtgTTCCTTTCTGATCTACATCTTCTGACCCTAAGACCTTTAATTTGGCTGAAATCCTTCAGTAATTGGAGTGAAGATAATTTTTTCGAATAGAACATTTTCATggggaagagaaagtcaacagcgAAGCCTCCTCCTAAGAAACGAATGGACAAGCTTGACACGGTCTTTTGCTGCCCTTTCTGCAACCATGGAAGTAGTGTCGAGTGTCGCATGTAAGTTCATGTGATATTACCTCCTTTTTTGCAAAGATCACCGTGCGATGATTGTTGGGAGAGCATTCTTGGAGTAATATTTGGTCCTTTTACTCATAAAGTTGTTTGTTTTATTATATGCAATTGCACTATAGAAAAAGATGTGTATGGTAGGTTTGTTCCTCCTGGTGTTTTTAGGCTGTATCTATTTAATTATCTTCCGTGATTGATTTTTCTTGGCAGTGACATGAAGAACTTGATCGGGGAGGCTTCATGCAGGATTTGTCTGGAAAGTTTCAGCACTACTGTCAACGGTATGACCGCTAGTATATCAAATTTTTGTAACCGTGTTCATTAGACAGACTTGGTTTCGTACCATATTGATCGCCACATGTTTTATCCATGAATAGTTGATACAGCAAAATTCTTTAGGATGTGCTTTCGGCAATCCTTATTGGTTTTTCAGAGTagggatttttcaaagagaaatcaAGCAACAAAGACTTCTCAGAACTTGTTTTCGCTGACAAGACATGTATATTAGTCTTCAAATCCAGGATGTTTGGTTCACGAATCAAAGAAAGATTATAAGTAATATGCTCCTTACAAACTGGTTCCGTTCAATGCCTCATGAGCATCCATTCATGGGACCTTAATAACCAACCTATTTCCCTCTATAAAGTTTCAGAACTGGTGAGATTGTATGTAGATTGTCCTCGTCAAATGTCGGGCCCATTCCAACTGGCATATATTCCTATCATATCCACTTGCATCTATCTGCGCATTCAATTATCATTTATTGTTTGTTCTTAGAATCATAAAAATATGCTGACCTGATGCTCTCTCTTTCGTTTTGTAGCACTGACGGAGCCTATTGACATGTAAGTTTATCTCCATGATATGTTTTTGTGGGTCAATAGCTGAAAACCGAATCAGATAATCAGCAAATTCCACATTTGTTTTGCAGATACAGCGAATGGATAGATGAATGCGAAAGGGTCAACAATCCTGAAGATGATGGTGCATGAACATTTCTGCCTGGTGGATCATGGGTCGAGCCTATATATGTTGTGATGATCCTTAATGTTGTAGAATAAAATATGTTCCTATGGAGTATGTCGAACGGTGTGATATTGTTAAT of the Musa acuminata AAA Group cultivar baxijiao chromosome BXJ2-10, Cavendish_Baxijiao_AAA, whole genome shotgun sequence genome contains:
- the LOC135625403 gene encoding transcription elongation factor 1 homolog, with amino-acid sequence MGKRKSTAKPPPKKRMDKLDTVFCCPFCNHGSSVECRIDMKNLIGEASCRICLESFSTTVNALTEPIDIYSEWIDECERVNNPEDDGA